The Mucilaginibacter yixingensis genome window below encodes:
- a CDS encoding SDR family NAD(P)-dependent oxidoreductase has product MDIQLKGKRALVTGSSSGLGEAVAKLLAAEGATVIIHGRNKERVQATVADIIHLGGSAEVAIGDLSTDEGADAVAAAALRSGQIDILVNNAGETSHKSWGDATTEDWLSIYNTNVVSYVRMIQRIVPQMKSLGWGRVIHIGGGLAIQPIKEQPHYNATLAARHNLSVSLARTLKETGITSNVVSPGAVINPMVEEWLQNAASKFGWGTDPEEIKYKAVQDLIPNDTGRFGKPNEIAGAVAYLCSRYADYISGSVLRVDGGTIRCL; this is encoded by the coding sequence ATGGACATTCAATTAAAGGGTAAACGTGCGCTGGTAACCGGTTCAAGCTCCGGATTAGGCGAGGCAGTTGCAAAACTACTGGCTGCCGAAGGCGCCACAGTAATTATTCATGGCCGTAACAAGGAGCGGGTGCAGGCAACGGTAGCTGATATCATCCATCTTGGCGGATCAGCCGAAGTGGCCATCGGTGATCTCTCAACAGACGAAGGCGCTGATGCGGTAGCGGCAGCGGCGCTCCGCTCAGGACAAATCGATATCCTAGTCAATAATGCGGGCGAAACATCCCACAAATCATGGGGTGATGCTACTACGGAAGACTGGTTGTCAATCTATAACACTAATGTGGTCTCCTATGTCCGTATGATCCAGCGAATCGTTCCGCAGATGAAATCCTTGGGTTGGGGCAGGGTTATCCATATCGGCGGCGGCCTGGCCATACAGCCCATTAAGGAACAGCCACATTACAACGCAACGCTTGCAGCCCGTCATAATCTGTCCGTATCGCTGGCCCGAACGCTGAAGGAGACCGGGATAACCTCCAATGTGGTATCTCCCGGTGCCGTCATCAATCCAATGGTAGAAGAGTGGCTACAAAATGCAGCTTCAAAATTTGGCTGGGGAACCGATCCGGAAGAGATCAAATACAAAGCCGTACAAGACCTGATCCCCAATGATACCGGCAGGTTTGGCAAGCCCAATGAAATTGCGGGTGCTGTAGCGTATCTGTGTAGCCGTTATGCCGATTATATCAGCGGATCTGTACTTCGCGTGGATGGTGGCACCATTCGTTGTCTTTAA
- a CDS encoding PAS domain-containing protein yields MKFIDNEHLKELVNSAPIGIAVLDAATQKTELLNDKFLEIAGKPPHSIIGKWYWESFAEVRHLFEDDLNRASQGETIRREGLEIPLIRHGREEMIVINFVYAPLRSDAGEIVKVVVWVLENTKEVAQRLEEKAAKTAFQAERDRLKSFFMQAPAGICILEGPELVYELVNPAYQALMPERKLLGRPIFEALPELIGTPLETILRDVYHTGEAYTVRESLVPIAEFEGGPVHDRFFTFNYEARHGADGHVDGIMVFVFEVTEMLEVQQALRASHERAEQQKRLYETITSNTPDLMYVFSLDYRFLYANTALLNMWGKTAGEAVGKGLRENGYEEWHALMHEREIDQVRATKQPVRGEVGFPHATMGKRIYDYILIPVIGADGEVEAVAGTTRDVTDRKQAEESLQLMNEEMAASNEELATTNDELIQIQQLLQVSEQRSKSLMAAAPFPIGVYTGREMRILMANQAIIEVWGKGNDVIGKTYREVLPELAGQQIFEQLDRVFLTGETFHARSQRVDIEISGHLQPFYFNYSFTPLHDADGEVYGIMNTGADITDLVLAKQQVEQNEENLRNMVAQAPVAMCIMMGPSHVITVANALMVELWGKPQADVMNKPVFDALPDARGQGLELVIQNVYETGETFYASEMPVSLLRHGKPEVVYQNFVYKAYRDTSGKIAGVFAITIDVTAQVNARAEVQRANEEMAAANEELATTNKDLTEIQLRYEAINRELETSASRLRMAIESTGLGTWEYRLLTGELYWSKECRDVYGIPAGIEPTFSAFADHIHPDDRAVVEADIQKALDPAGDGHYNISYRILRFDTGETRWIKAQGNVYFEEQQPQLFIGTVVDIHDLKEADEKSAKLAAIIETSHDAIVSKTLEGIVTSWNESAQRVFGYSAEEMIGESIYKLIPPERYAEEPHILATIARGERINHFETKRVRSDGQLIDVSVTVSPIKDKAGRIIGVSKIARDITEKKLDETRKNDFIGMVSHELKTPLTSLSAVVQVAKLKLQHSEDSFLAGAMQKADQQVKRMTAMINGFLNISRLESGKIHIDKQTFDLIALLGEMIAEAELTAGGQQIRFSPCPAIPISADRDKIASVISNLLNNAIKYSPKGAEIDVHCMRSNAEVTVSVQDRGMGIKPEDLERIFDRYYRVESNHTRHIAGFGIGLYLSSEIIQRHGGKVWAESESDKGSTFYFSLPL; encoded by the coding sequence ATGAAATTTATAGATAACGAACATCTGAAAGAACTGGTCAACAGCGCACCCATTGGCATCGCAGTACTGGATGCGGCTACGCAAAAAACTGAACTACTGAACGACAAGTTCCTGGAGATCGCCGGAAAACCGCCCCATTCGATCATTGGCAAATGGTACTGGGAGTCTTTTGCCGAGGTCAGGCATTTATTTGAAGATGATCTGAATCGGGCGTCTCAAGGAGAAACTATCCGCCGTGAAGGGCTGGAAATACCGCTGATCCGCCATGGCCGTGAGGAAATGATTGTGATCAATTTTGTGTACGCGCCGCTCCGGAGTGACGCCGGGGAGATCGTTAAAGTGGTGGTCTGGGTGTTGGAAAATACCAAGGAGGTTGCCCAACGCCTAGAAGAAAAAGCCGCTAAAACTGCTTTTCAGGCCGAACGAGACCGCCTGAAAAGCTTCTTTATGCAGGCACCAGCCGGCATTTGCATTCTGGAAGGACCCGAGTTGGTCTATGAATTGGTGAACCCCGCCTACCAGGCCCTGATGCCGGAACGTAAACTGCTGGGCCGGCCGATCTTTGAAGCCTTGCCAGAGCTGATCGGGACGCCGCTGGAAACGATCCTGCGGGATGTTTACCATACCGGCGAGGCCTATACGGTCAGGGAATCCCTGGTGCCCATAGCCGAATTTGAAGGCGGGCCTGTGCACGACCGCTTTTTTACCTTCAATTATGAAGCCCGCCACGGTGCCGACGGGCATGTGGATGGCATTATGGTATTTGTATTCGAAGTCACTGAAATGCTGGAGGTGCAGCAGGCGCTGCGGGCGTCGCATGAACGGGCCGAACAGCAAAAAAGGCTTTACGAAACGATTACCTCGAATACGCCCGACCTGATGTATGTATTCAGCCTTGACTATCGTTTCCTGTATGCCAACACCGCTCTGCTGAACATGTGGGGCAAAACAGCCGGCGAAGCGGTTGGTAAAGGCCTGCGGGAGAACGGTTATGAGGAATGGCATGCACTGATGCATGAAAGGGAGATCGACCAGGTTCGGGCCACTAAACAACCGGTGCGCGGTGAGGTCGGCTTTCCGCATGCGACCATGGGTAAACGCATATACGACTACATCCTGATTCCGGTGATCGGCGCCGATGGCGAGGTAGAGGCAGTGGCAGGTACCACGCGGGATGTAACCGACCGGAAACAAGCAGAAGAAAGCCTGCAGTTAATGAACGAAGAAATGGCAGCATCCAATGAAGAGCTGGCTACCACCAATGATGAACTCATCCAGATCCAGCAGTTGTTGCAGGTAAGCGAGCAGCGTTCCAAAAGCCTGATGGCGGCTGCGCCGTTCCCAATCGGGGTTTACACGGGACGGGAAATGCGCATTCTCATGGCCAACCAGGCAATCATTGAGGTCTGGGGCAAAGGCAACGACGTGATCGGCAAGACCTACCGGGAAGTATTACCGGAGCTGGCCGGCCAGCAGATCTTCGAACAGCTTGACCGGGTTTTCCTGACAGGCGAGACTTTCCATGCGCGCAGCCAGCGGGTTGACATCGAAATTTCCGGCCACCTGCAACCGTTTTACTTTAATTATAGTTTTACTCCCTTGCATGATGCCGATGGCGAAGTTTACGGCATCATGAACACTGGTGCCGATATCACAGACTTGGTGCTTGCTAAACAACAGGTGGAGCAAAATGAAGAAAACCTCCGTAATATGGTCGCACAGGCCCCCGTGGCCATGTGTATTATGATGGGACCCAGCCATGTCATCACCGTGGCTAATGCGCTAATGGTGGAACTTTGGGGGAAACCGCAGGCCGACGTCATGAACAAACCGGTCTTTGATGCCTTGCCCGACGCACGCGGCCAGGGCTTAGAGCTGGTCATACAAAATGTTTATGAGACCGGTGAAACCTTTTATGCCAGCGAAATGCCGGTATCGTTGCTACGGCACGGCAAACCGGAAGTGGTTTATCAAAACTTTGTATACAAGGCTTACCGCGATACTTCCGGCAAGATCGCCGGAGTGTTTGCGATAACGATCGACGTGACCGCTCAGGTGAACGCCCGCGCCGAAGTACAGCGGGCGAACGAGGAGATGGCCGCTGCCAACGAAGAGCTGGCCACCACCAACAAGGACCTGACCGAAATTCAGCTTCGATACGAAGCGATCAACCGCGAACTGGAAACCAGCGCATCGCGCTTACGCATGGCGATCGAATCTACCGGCCTGGGCACCTGGGAATATCGTCTCCTAACCGGAGAATTGTACTGGTCCAAAGAATGCCGCGATGTTTATGGTATCCCGGCCGGCATTGAACCAACTTTCTCAGCATTCGCTGATCATATTCACCCGGATGACCGTGCGGTCGTGGAAGCCGACATTCAAAAAGCGCTGGACCCGGCCGGTGATGGCCATTATAATATCAGCTATCGCATCCTCCGGTTTGATACGGGTGAAACCCGCTGGATCAAGGCGCAGGGCAATGTTTATTTTGAAGAACAGCAGCCGCAACTGTTTATCGGTACGGTCGTTGATATTCATGACCTTAAAGAAGCTGATGAAAAAAGCGCCAAGCTGGCGGCCATTATTGAAACCTCGCATGACGCCATCGTGAGCAAAACACTGGAAGGGATTGTAACCAGCTGGAATGAATCCGCGCAGCGCGTTTTTGGGTACAGTGCTGAAGAAATGATCGGCGAAAGCATTTATAAACTGATACCGCCGGAGCGGTACGCCGAAGAGCCGCATATCCTGGCCACGATAGCCCGTGGGGAACGTATCAACCACTTTGAGACCAAGCGCGTAAGAAGTGACGGGCAACTGATCGACGTATCGGTTACCGTTTCACCGATCAAGGACAAGGCTGGACGCATTATCGGCGTTTCCAAGATCGCTCGCGACATTACGGAAAAGAAACTGGATGAAACGCGTAAGAACGATTTTATCGGTATGGTCAGCCATGAACTGAAAACCCCCTTAACCTCGCTGTCAGCGGTAGTGCAGGTGGCCAAATTGAAATTGCAGCATAGTGAGGATAGCTTTTTGGCCGGCGCGATGCAAAAGGCCGATCAGCAAGTCAAACGGATGACAGCCATGATCAATGGCTTCCTCAATATCTCCCGCCTTGAATCCGGTAAGATCCATATTGACAAACAGACATTCGACCTGATTGCACTTCTGGGAGAAATGATCGCCGAAGCCGAACTGACAGCCGGCGGCCAACAGATCCGTTTTTCTCCGTGTCCGGCCATCCCCATCAGTGCCGACCGGGACAAGATCGCTTCTGTAATTTCCAACCTGCTTAATAATGCCATTAAATATTCGCCCAAAGGCGCCGAGATTGATGTTCATTGTATGAGGAGCAATGCTGAGGTAACGGTTAGCGTGCAGGATCGGGGGATGGGTATTAAGCCCGAGGACCTGGAACGTATCTTCGACCGTTATTACCGGGTAGAAAGTAACCACACCCGACACATCGCGGGTTTTGGAATTGGCTTGTACCTAAGTTCGGAAATTATCCAGCGTCATGGCGGGAAGGTTTGGGCGGAAAGCGAAAGCGACAAGGGTTCGACCTTTTATTTTAGCCTACCGCTGTAA
- a CDS encoding SusC/RagA family TonB-linked outer membrane protein: MRPIYSYFKIALSMIVFTIIATQSFAQQTRLIKGQVVDAADGTAIIGASVRVKGTRTGASADLNGNFQVTAHNGDVLVITYIGYVAQEVSVNSAPLTVRLAADKHALSEVVVTALGISKQSKSLGYAVQTLSASQVSNVPDPNLVNDLQGKLAGVQITNGSAGVGSTSRVVIRGENSFSGTNQPLFVVDGVPISNDTYFNDAVNNSSNQGTWAEVDWGNGASEVNPNDVESMSILKGPTAAALYGSRAANGAVVITTKKGKSKPGLAGIQFNSQTTIETVMRYPALQNQYGAGNGSVDYKYVNGAGSTENNIPNFGRAFDPNYLVVQFDSPEGPYMAADLNAVKTLPAGTQATPTPWVPHTDNINKFFGTGITTQNNIAFESGDDKNSYRFSAGNLYNHGNVGNIDLVRNSFSFRAQNKLTDKLTSNVYLDYVNSYSDNRPNIGYGSENVMYTFHGVYGMPLNVNIESLKRTWAAGQTDLSQFRYWANHDNPYLTVNDNTNSFKKNRIIGNAQLNYQFSKELSAFVRTGIDEYTDNREGKRVFGTVRFPTGGFRTDDVNYVENNTDFLLNYKPADTGDFHVSLSGGGNRFKQSINYIRNIANSLIAPDLYNFSNALTLLPPEYIKQDRATYSLYGFGDFDYKGLLYLNVTGRNDWSSTLPTNKNSYFYPSASLSAVVSDMVTLPKAISFFKVRVSAAQVGHDADPYSINNTYTTNTPFNSTPLTTITNVLANSNLKPSTTNSYETGFDLRFLQDRLGLDFTYYQSDTKDEIVQVPVPISSGFTAAFVNGGKIRDKGVEVVLTATPLKSEHGLNWHTTFNFSHDVSTVTGLPDGLTSYKYADVTQYDRYYRSIQYYAVVGERMGNMYGRYFKRAPDGQIIYQNGLPVTSNETDRKVLGNYNPDFILGWYNTFSYKNFNFDMTWDWRQGGSYYSYTELGLLQGGMSPATLPGRAEGGIVGQGVMLDGNGNYVPNNVKVTAANYYLNGIYNPNNNEEFMYSATYLKLREVKLGYTFKHIMGKRSPATLNAALVGRNLLLFTQNKDVDPENLALRGNKILPGIEFLSYPSTRSFGLNVNLNF; the protein is encoded by the coding sequence ATGAGACCAATCTACTCTTATTTCAAGATTGCCTTGTCTATGATTGTCTTTACAATTATTGCAACGCAGAGTTTCGCGCAACAAACGCGGCTTATTAAAGGCCAGGTCGTCGACGCCGCCGACGGGACTGCCATCATTGGTGCATCCGTTAGGGTGAAAGGCACACGCACCGGCGCATCGGCAGACCTTAACGGTAATTTTCAGGTAACGGCCCATAACGGCGACGTATTGGTAATTACCTACATTGGTTACGTGGCACAAGAAGTTTCGGTTAACAGCGCCCCGTTAACCGTGCGCCTTGCTGCTGATAAACATGCACTTAGCGAAGTAGTTGTTACTGCTTTGGGTATCAGCAAGCAAAGCAAATCGCTGGGTTATGCTGTACAAACTCTTAGCGCATCTCAAGTATCTAACGTTCCTGATCCTAACCTAGTGAATGACCTGCAGGGTAAGTTAGCCGGTGTGCAGATCACCAACGGTTCTGCCGGCGTGGGTTCAACCTCACGTGTGGTTATCCGTGGCGAGAACTCGTTTTCTGGTACCAACCAGCCGCTGTTTGTAGTTGATGGTGTGCCTATCAGCAACGATACCTATTTTAACGATGCGGTTAACAATTCATCAAACCAGGGCACCTGGGCCGAGGTTGACTGGGGTAACGGCGCCTCTGAGGTGAATCCTAATGATGTGGAAAGCATGTCTATACTGAAAGGCCCAACCGCAGCAGCCCTTTATGGTTCACGCGCGGCCAACGGCGCGGTAGTAATCACCACAAAAAAAGGAAAATCAAAACCGGGTCTGGCTGGTATCCAGTTCAACTCTCAAACCACTATTGAAACTGTAATGCGCTATCCGGCCCTGCAAAACCAATATGGTGCAGGTAACGGCAGCGTAGATTACAAATATGTAAACGGCGCAGGTTCAACCGAGAACAACATCCCTAACTTCGGTCGAGCTTTTGACCCCAACTACCTGGTAGTACAGTTTGACAGCCCCGAAGGCCCGTATATGGCAGCCGATCTGAACGCTGTTAAAACATTACCAGCCGGCACCCAGGCAACACCAACTCCGTGGGTGCCGCATACAGATAACATCAACAAATTCTTCGGTACTGGTATCACCACTCAAAACAACATTGCTTTTGAGAGCGGAGACGATAAAAACAGCTACCGTTTCTCTGCCGGTAACCTGTATAATCATGGTAACGTGGGTAATATAGACCTGGTTAGAAACAGCTTCTCCTTCCGTGCCCAAAATAAACTGACCGACAAACTAACCTCTAACGTTTACCTGGATTATGTGAACAGCTATAGCGATAACCGCCCCAACATTGGTTATGGCTCTGAAAACGTAATGTACACCTTCCACGGTGTGTACGGTATGCCTTTGAACGTTAACATCGAGTCGCTGAAACGTACCTGGGCTGCCGGACAGACTGATTTAAGCCAATTCAGATACTGGGCTAATCACGATAACCCTTACCTTACCGTTAACGATAACACCAACAGCTTTAAAAAGAACCGCATTATTGGTAATGCACAGCTGAACTATCAGTTCTCTAAAGAGCTAAGTGCGTTTGTTCGGACCGGTATTGACGAGTATACTGATAACCGCGAAGGCAAAAGGGTTTTCGGTACTGTAAGGTTCCCTACAGGTGGTTTCAGAACTGATGATGTTAACTACGTTGAAAATAATACCGATTTCCTGTTAAACTATAAACCGGCTGATACCGGCGATTTCCACGTGAGTTTATCTGGTGGTGGCAACCGCTTTAAACAAAGCATCAACTACATCCGCAACATTGCTAACTCACTTATCGCTCCAGATCTGTATAACTTCAGCAACGCGCTTACGCTGTTACCTCCTGAATATATTAAACAGGATCGTGCTACCTACAGCTTATACGGTTTCGGTGATTTTGACTACAAAGGCCTGCTTTACCTGAATGTTACCGGCCGTAATGATTGGTCTAGTACCTTGCCAACCAACAAAAACTCTTATTTCTACCCATCAGCTTCATTAAGCGCCGTGGTATCTGATATGGTAACACTGCCAAAAGCTATTTCGTTCTTTAAAGTAAGAGTATCGGCAGCGCAGGTTGGTCACGATGCTGATCCTTATTCTATCAACAACACTTATACTACCAACACGCCGTTTAACAGTACGCCGCTTACCACCATTACCAACGTACTGGCTAACAGCAACCTGAAACCATCTACCACCAACTCTTATGAGACCGGTTTTGATCTGCGTTTCCTGCAAGACAGACTGGGTCTTGATTTCACCTACTATCAGTCAGATACCAAGGATGAGATTGTACAGGTGCCGGTTCCAATTTCTTCAGGCTTTACCGCAGCATTTGTTAACGGCGGCAAGATCAGAGACAAAGGTGTTGAGGTTGTGCTAACTGCTACTCCATTAAAATCTGAACACGGCTTAAACTGGCACACCACTTTCAACTTTAGCCATGACGTGTCTACCGTAACCGGTTTGCCTGACGGCTTAACCAGCTACAAATATGCCGACGTTACTCAGTATGATCGTTACTACCGCTCTATCCAGTACTATGCCGTAGTTGGCGAGCGCATGGGTAACATGTATGGCCGTTATTTTAAACGCGCTCCTGACGGTCAGATCATTTATCAGAACGGCTTGCCGGTTACTTCTAACGAAACCGACCGCAAGGTGCTGGGCAACTATAACCCAGACTTTATATTGGGCTGGTACAACACCTTTAGCTACAAAAACTTCAATTTTGATATGACCTGGGATTGGCGTCAGGGCGGCAGCTATTACTCTTACACAGAGCTGGGCCTGCTGCAGGGCGGTATGTCGCCAGCTACACTGCCAGGCCGCGCCGAAGGCGGCATTGTTGGCCAGGGTGTAATGCTTGATGGCAATGGCAACTATGTGCCAAACAACGTAAAGGTTACGGCTGCTAATTACTACCTGAACGGTATTTACAACCCTAACAACAACGAAGAATTTATGTATAGCGCCACCTACCTTAAACTACGCGAGGTAAAACTGGGCTATACCTTCAAACACATTATGGGTAAACGCTCTCCGGCTACTTTAAATGCCGCACTGGTTGGCCGCAACTTGTTATTATTTACCCAAAACAAGGACGTAGATCCTGAAAACCTTGCACTGAGAGGCAATAAAATATTACCAGGTATCGAGTTCCTGAGCTATCCATCTACCAGAAGCTTCGGTTTAAATGTCAACTTAAACTTCTAA
- a CDS encoding AraC family transcriptional regulator, giving the protein MSDENKVQEIEARQPAQKPRVLLNTYTGTQLAGEALVTDHIFSYILCGQHEVWVGGSRYTFGEGDFRFFKRNQLARYVKSPAGGSFKSLAVHIDQYTLREISDAYGLMADKSDDHSGAILLRPDNWLKGFADSLLPYVMQQQPDQRIVALKTRELVLLLLQNNPAFKNILFDFSEPGKIDMEAFMNSHYRYNVSLERFAFLTGRSLSGFKRDFEKLYQTSPGRWLVQKRLQEARYRIESQHEKPGDVYLDLGFEDLSHFSFAYKKAFGYAPNKRHSNINL; this is encoded by the coding sequence ATGAGCGATGAAAACAAAGTCCAGGAAATCGAAGCCAGGCAGCCGGCACAGAAGCCGCGGGTGCTGTTAAATACTTATACCGGTACCCAATTAGCGGGTGAAGCTTTGGTGACCGATCATATTTTTAGCTACATCCTTTGTGGGCAGCATGAGGTATGGGTTGGCGGCAGCCGGTACACTTTTGGTGAGGGTGACTTCCGCTTCTTTAAAAGAAACCAACTGGCTCGGTATGTTAAAAGCCCTGCCGGCGGCAGTTTTAAATCCCTGGCGGTGCACATTGATCAGTACACTTTACGCGAAATAAGCGATGCCTACGGATTAATGGCTGATAAAAGCGATGACCACAGCGGGGCCATACTGCTCCGGCCGGACAATTGGTTAAAGGGATTCGCAGATTCGCTGCTGCCTTATGTAATGCAACAGCAACCAGACCAGCGGATTGTTGCGCTTAAAACACGCGAACTGGTCTTACTGCTCTTGCAAAATAACCCCGCGTTTAAAAACATCCTTTTTGATTTCAGTGAACCGGGAAAGATAGATATGGAGGCTTTTATGAACAGTCATTACCGGTATAACGTGAGCCTGGAGCGTTTTGCCTTTCTGACCGGGCGAAGTCTTTCCGGGTTTAAACGTGATTTTGAAAAGCTGTACCAAACTAGCCCCGGTAGATGGCTGGTGCAAAAAAGATTACAGGAGGCCAGGTACCGGATCGAATCACAGCATGAAAAACCAGGCGATGTTTACCTCGACCTGGGATTCGAGGATCTGTCACACTTTTCTTTTGCTTACAAAAAAGCATTTGGCTATGCGCCCAACAAAAGGCATTCAAACATTAACCTATAA
- a CDS encoding histone H1, which translates to MEKLAELKALVETAEKEGAAFYEKNNKAAGTRLRNALQEIKVIATDLRKDVTEKKNAAK; encoded by the coding sequence ATGGAAAAATTAGCAGAGTTAAAAGCCCTTGTTGAGACGGCCGAAAAAGAAGGCGCAGCATTTTATGAGAAAAACAATAAAGCAGCCGGTACCCGTTTGCGTAACGCACTGCAGGAAATTAAGGTTATTGCTACAGATTTGCGTAAAGATGTAACCGAAAAGAAAAACGCAGCAAAATAA